In a single window of the Nocardioides sp. L-11A genome:
- a CDS encoding zinc ribbon domain-containing protein: MTCPSCNAALAPGARFCENCGAQLGDPAAVPAPVATAAGDHPLGDAPISAPTRKPAAALPDPPVPAGRRPCAECGGEVGPDLYCLECGTKAPSERDHFQERPASWVAGVCDKAIRKNRNEDAMALLAGAHPGGQPGSRAVLIVMDGVSNSIDSDVASLAGARAAREVLRMPLPAGMGTPQSRDAAVRKVLTDAAAAANTAIVAVTDPDSPNPASATFTAAVLEGRRITWANIGDSRSYWLPDAGVPVQLTVDDSVAQAQIAAGVAREVAEAGPQAHAITKWLGRDSEDQKPTVGSLEVTESGWLLSCSDGLWNYASEPDALAAQVRAAGTSDALDLALALARFANDSGGHDNITAALARVDIGGLGQNDQTPTPGGEPSDG; encoded by the coding sequence GTGACCTGCCCGTCCTGCAACGCCGCGCTCGCGCCCGGTGCCCGCTTCTGCGAGAACTGCGGCGCCCAACTCGGCGACCCGGCCGCCGTCCCCGCGCCGGTGGCGACCGCCGCCGGCGACCACCCGCTCGGCGACGCCCCGATCAGCGCGCCCACCCGCAAGCCGGCAGCGGCGCTGCCCGACCCGCCCGTGCCCGCCGGGCGGCGGCCGTGCGCCGAGTGCGGGGGAGAGGTCGGCCCCGACCTCTACTGCCTCGAGTGCGGCACCAAGGCGCCCAGCGAGCGCGACCACTTCCAGGAGCGCCCGGCCTCGTGGGTCGCCGGCGTGTGCGACAAGGCGATCCGCAAGAACCGCAACGAGGACGCCATGGCGCTGCTCGCCGGCGCCCATCCCGGTGGCCAGCCGGGATCGCGGGCCGTGCTCATCGTCATGGACGGCGTCTCCAACTCCATCGACTCCGATGTCGCCTCGCTGGCCGGCGCCCGGGCCGCGCGCGAGGTGCTGCGGATGCCGCTGCCGGCGGGCATGGGGACGCCGCAGAGCCGCGACGCCGCCGTACGCAAGGTGCTCACCGATGCCGCGGCCGCGGCCAACACGGCGATCGTGGCGGTGACCGACCCCGACTCGCCCAATCCCGCGTCGGCCACCTTCACCGCGGCCGTGCTGGAGGGACGCCGGATCACCTGGGCCAATATCGGCGACTCGCGCTCCTACTGGCTGCCTGACGCGGGTGTCCCGGTCCAGCTCACCGTCGACGACTCGGTCGCTCAGGCCCAGATCGCCGCGGGCGTCGCCCGCGAGGTCGCCGAGGCCGGACCGCAGGCGCACGCGATCACCAAGTGGCTGGGCCGTGACTCCGAGGACCAGAAGCCGACGGTGGGCTCGCTGGAGGTCACCGAGAGCGGCTGGCTGCTGTCCTGCTCCGACGGCCTGTGGAACTACGCCTCCGAGCCCGACGCGCTCGCCGCGCAGGTCCGTGCCGCCGGCACGTCCGACGCCCTCGACCTCGCGCTCGCGCTCGCGAGGTTCGCCAACGACTCCGGCGGCCACGACAACATCACCGCCGCCCTCGCCCGGGTCGACATCGGAGGACTCGGGCAGAATGACCAGACGCCGACCCCAGGAGGAGAGCCGAGCGATGGCTGA
- a CDS encoding VWA domain-containing protein — translation MAEFNAAVYQNEFLPDGGTDVNAIVTITCTGAGTAGQSGAGSAGEIIIVDTSGSMGPATMAAAKEGAQAALAEIVDGTYFAVIAGADRAMLAYPQVSNGPGMVQMDPRTRHEASAAIDRFVGSGGTAISTWLDLAGQLFASVSAVTQRHVLLLTDGENRERPGRLDEAINRATGYYQADCRGAGTDWQVAEIRRIAQALLGTVDIIPSPAEMKAQFQEIMRNAMARGVADASLRVWTPQGAEVLFVRQVSPTVEDLTNRRTPVNPLTGDYPTGAWSDESRDYHVAVRVPAKAIGQEQLAARVQLALGSDVVAQGLVKATWSNNSELTTRIDQQVAHYTGQAELAQVIQEGLAAKAAGDEATATTKLGRAVQLAAETGNDEATSKLRKVVDVDNEETGTVRLKRAVEKADEMALDTASTKTTRIRKEPTS, via the coding sequence ATGGCTGAGTTCAACGCCGCCGTCTACCAGAACGAGTTCCTGCCCGACGGCGGGACCGACGTCAACGCGATCGTCACGATCACCTGCACGGGTGCCGGGACGGCGGGACAGTCCGGTGCGGGCAGCGCGGGCGAGATCATCATCGTCGACACGTCGGGCTCGATGGGGCCAGCGACGATGGCCGCCGCGAAGGAGGGCGCCCAGGCGGCGCTCGCCGAGATCGTCGACGGCACCTACTTCGCCGTGATCGCCGGCGCCGACCGGGCGATGCTCGCCTACCCACAGGTGTCCAACGGGCCGGGCATGGTGCAGATGGACCCGCGCACCCGGCATGAGGCCTCCGCGGCGATCGACCGGTTCGTCGGCAGCGGCGGTACGGCGATCAGCACCTGGCTCGACCTCGCCGGCCAGCTCTTCGCGTCGGTCAGTGCCGTCACCCAGCGCCACGTCCTGCTGCTCACCGACGGAGAGAACCGCGAGCGCCCCGGCCGCCTCGACGAGGCGATCAACCGGGCCACGGGCTACTACCAGGCCGACTGCCGCGGTGCCGGCACCGACTGGCAGGTCGCCGAGATCCGCCGGATCGCGCAGGCCCTGCTCGGCACGGTCGACATCATCCCCAGCCCGGCCGAGATGAAGGCGCAGTTCCAGGAGATCATGCGCAACGCGATGGCGCGCGGCGTCGCCGACGCGTCGCTGCGGGTGTGGACGCCCCAGGGCGCCGAGGTGCTCTTCGTGCGCCAGGTGTCGCCCACGGTCGAGGACCTCACGAACCGCCGGACGCCGGTCAACCCGCTCACCGGCGACTACCCGACGGGCGCCTGGTCCGACGAGTCCCGCGACTACCACGTCGCGGTCCGGGTGCCGGCGAAGGCGATCGGCCAGGAGCAGCTCGCCGCCCGTGTCCAGCTCGCCCTCGGCAGCGACGTCGTCGCCCAGGGCCTGGTCAAGGCGACCTGGTCCAACAACTCCGAGCTCACCACCCGCATCGACCAGCAGGTCGCGCACTACACCGGTCAGGCCGAGCTGGCCCAGGTCATCCAGGAGGGCCTGGCCGCCAAGGCCGCCGGCGACGAGGCGACCGCCACCACCAAGCTGGGGCGCGCCGTCCAGCTCGCCGCGGAGACCGGCAACGACGAGGCCACCTCCAAGCTGCGCAAGGTCGTCGACGTCGACAACGAGGAGACCGGCACCGTCCGGCTCAAGCGGGCGGTCGAGAAGGCCGACGAGATGGCCCTCGACACCGCCTCCACCAAGACGACACGGATCCGCAAGGAGCCGACGTCATGA
- a CDS encoding FHA domain-containing protein: MSTCPSGHESASDDYCDVCGLPIPAGGDGTAPDGPAAPAAPAAPAAEPTAPATPATAECPNCQAANPPNALFCEACGYDFTTGSMPRPVTPSVLDLGAPAGTDDAGTADAHRPAASAVPAAETPLAPPLTDAWVAEVWIDPDWYADQESTDPLPSAGVPTVVPLRTTSILVGRTSRSRGIHPDIDLGSDNGISRRHCQLTTDGSRWWVEDLGSSNGTYLGSAGGPLPTDPAPVGEKREIAPDARVYLGAWTRIVIRRAQPGEV, translated from the coding sequence ATGAGCACGTGCCCCTCCGGGCACGAGTCGGCGTCGGACGACTACTGCGACGTCTGCGGTCTGCCCATCCCGGCGGGGGGCGATGGAACTGCTCCGGACGGGCCCGCCGCTCCGGCGGCTCCGGCGGCTCCGGCAGCGGAGCCCACAGCGCCGGCGACGCCCGCGACCGCGGAGTGCCCCAACTGCCAGGCGGCCAACCCGCCCAACGCGCTGTTCTGCGAGGCCTGCGGCTACGACTTCACGACCGGGTCGATGCCGCGCCCGGTCACGCCCTCGGTCCTCGACCTCGGCGCCCCGGCGGGCACCGACGACGCCGGCACGGCCGACGCGCACCGGCCCGCCGCCTCTGCCGTCCCCGCGGCCGAGACGCCGCTCGCGCCGCCCCTGACCGATGCCTGGGTCGCGGAGGTCTGGATCGACCCCGACTGGTACGCCGACCAGGAGTCGACCGATCCGCTGCCGTCCGCGGGAGTGCCCACCGTCGTCCCGCTCAGGACGACCTCGATCCTCGTCGGGCGCACCTCCCGCAGCCGCGGCATCCATCCCGACATCGACCTCGGGTCCGACAACGGCATCAGCCGGCGCCACTGCCAGCTCACCACCGACGGCAGCCGCTGGTGGGTCGAGGACCTCGGCTCGTCCAATGGCACCTATCTCGGCTCGGCGGGAGGCCCGCTGCCGACCGATCCGGCACCGGTGGGCGAGAAGCGCGAGATCGCACCCGACGCCCGGGTGTATCTCGGCGCGTGGACCCGGATCGTGATCCGGCGGGCACAGCCCGGCGAGGTCTGA
- a CDS encoding hemerythrin domain-containing protein: MAEEREHARLVAWHDQMEQAHARLRRALEVTRQALAAGDEVPAAERDLLLYCHGFCVALDGHHRAEDAALFPALLDRRPELADVVRALAQDHSMIGHLLHALRAALDDGRPGAELARHLDGIGAIMESHFRYEERQLLGVLAGLELALDVPEALGPL; this comes from the coding sequence ATGGCTGAGGAACGGGAGCACGCCAGGCTGGTCGCCTGGCACGACCAGATGGAGCAGGCGCACGCCCGGTTGCGGCGCGCACTCGAGGTCACCCGGCAGGCCCTGGCCGCGGGCGACGAGGTGCCGGCCGCCGAGCGGGACCTGCTGCTGTACTGCCACGGGTTCTGCGTGGCGCTCGACGGCCACCACCGCGCCGAGGACGCGGCGCTGTTCCCGGCGCTGCTCGACCGGCGGCCGGAGCTGGCCGACGTGGTCCGGGCGCTGGCGCAGGACCACAGCATGATCGGCCACCTGCTGCACGCGCTCCGGGCGGCGCTCGACGACGGCCGGCCCGGCGCCGAGCTGGCCCGCCACCTCGACGGGATCGGGGCGATCATGGAGTCGCACTTCCGGTACGAGGAGCGGCAGCTGCTCGGGGTGCTGGCGGGGCTCGAGCTGGCGCTCGACGTACCCGAGGCGTTGGGGCCGTTGTGA